A window of the Pedobacter frigiditerrae genome harbors these coding sequences:
- the panB gene encoding 3-methyl-2-oxobutanoate hydroxymethyltransferase: MSVNKEIKRITTHILQEMKQRGEKIAMLTAYDYSMATILDDAGLDVLLVGDSASNVMAGHETTLPITLDQMIYHAQGVVRGASRAFVVVDLPFGSYQGNSKEALNSAIRIMKESGAHGVKLEGGAEVAESIQRIITAGIPVMGHLGLTPQSIYKFGTYTVRAKDEEEANKLKTDILALQEAGCFAVVLEKIPAKLAKEVTESIHIPTIGIGAGPDCDGQVLVVNDMIGLTKGFRPRFLRQYLDLYEGILGAAQSYIKDVKAKDFPNEKEQY, encoded by the coding sequence ATGTCTGTAAACAAAGAAATTAAGCGGATTACCACGCATATCTTACAAGAGATGAAACAACGTGGCGAAAAAATTGCCATGTTAACCGCTTACGATTATTCGATGGCAACCATTTTAGACGACGCTGGCTTAGATGTTTTATTAGTTGGCGATTCGGCTTCAAATGTAATGGCTGGTCACGAAACCACTTTGCCCATCACGTTAGACCAAATGATTTATCATGCACAAGGTGTAGTTCGTGGTGCTAGTCGTGCTTTTGTAGTAGTAGATTTGCCTTTTGGTTCTTATCAAGGTAATTCTAAGGAAGCTTTAAATTCTGCCATCAGAATAATGAAAGAATCTGGCGCACATGGCGTAAAGTTAGAAGGTGGTGCAGAAGTTGCAGAATCAATTCAACGAATTATTACTGCAGGCATACCTGTAATGGGACATTTGGGTTTAACTCCTCAATCTATTTATAAATTCGGAACATACACTGTTAGAGCTAAGGATGAAGAAGAAGCCAATAAGTTAAAGACTGATATTTTAGCTTTACAAGAGGCTGGATGTTTTGCGGTTGTGTTAGAGAAAATTCCTGCAAAGCTGGCTAAGGAAGTAACAGAAAGTATCCACATTCCAACTATCGGTATTGGCGCTGGACCAGATTGCGACGGACAGGTTTTAGTTGTTAACGATATGATTGGCTTAACAAAAGGATTTAGACCACGTTTTTTACGTCAATATTTAGATTTATATGAAGGGATTTTAGGAGCAGCACAATCCTATATCAAGGACGTAAAAGCTAAAGATTTCCCGAACGAGAAAGAACAGTATTAA
- a CDS encoding RluA family pseudouridine synthase yields MPITEADILYEDNHLIAINKRSGDIVQVDETGDEPLDEKVKKYIAAKYNKPNGAFLGVVHRLDRPVSGVILFAKTSKALERMNAIFKNREVRKTYFAVVRNKPTRTEGNLVHYLIKNPQKNVVAAYNKEVPGSQRSELDYKLIGELGGFYLLQVNPLTGRSHQIRVQLSTMDCPIVGDNKYGYPRGSRKGSICLHARQLEFIHPVQKEPIKIFAPLPIDGFWERFENFEIS; encoded by the coding sequence ATGCCCATTACCGAAGCAGATATTTTATACGAAGACAATCATTTAATAGCGATAAACAAACGCTCTGGGGACATTGTACAGGTTGATGAAACGGGCGATGAACCTTTAGATGAAAAGGTGAAAAAATATATCGCTGCTAAGTACAATAAACCTAATGGTGCTTTTTTAGGCGTTGTACATCGTTTAGACAGGCCTGTAAGTGGTGTTATTTTATTTGCTAAAACAAGTAAGGCTTTGGAAAGGATGAATGCTATTTTTAAAAATAGAGAAGTTCGTAAAACCTATTTTGCTGTAGTAAGAAATAAACCAACTAGAACGGAAGGCAATTTAGTTCACTATCTGATTAAAAATCCACAGAAAAATGTTGTTGCAGCTTACAATAAAGAAGTGCCGGGTAGTCAGCGTTCTGAGTTAGATTATAAGTTAATAGGAGAGTTAGGGGGATTTTATTTATTGCAAGTAAATCCACTAACTGGTCGCTCGCATCAAATTAGGGTTCAACTTTCTACAATGGATTGCCCAATAGTTGGCGATAATAAATATGGTTATCCTCGTGGTAGCAGAAAAGGAAGTATTTGTTTGCATGCTAGGCAGTTAGAATTCATCCACCCTGTGCAAAAAGAACCCATTAAAATTTTTGCACCATTACCAATAGATGGTTTTTGGGAAAGATTTGAAAATTTTGAAATAAGTTAA
- a CDS encoding DUF3667 domain-containing protein — translation MNSKHCLNCETHLIKEQKFCPQCGQSAVIHRFTISHFFHEAFHAFTHADKGLLYLLKELAIRPGIVAKEYIAGKRKKYYNPFTFFLLLAGFFVLSSTFSASLSEKKGPIPEGISKIENPVKKAEAMEMYHRVGVVKNFFTKNSNFVQMIAVPFFAFYFWVIYYRKRYNYSEHLVANLMFVSFANLAFSIIALPLLGVLKGSHWEPLIPLLALLLQLIYFVVAYKGFVELKGFWPMFKIILTTLIGLILWVLLTQLGSALYVYQNSNFMDYFKHMGGR, via the coding sequence ATGAACTCTAAACACTGCTTAAATTGTGAAACGCATTTAATAAAAGAACAAAAATTCTGTCCTCAATGCGGGCAGTCAGCAGTTATACACCGTTTTACTATCTCTCATTTCTTTCACGAAGCATTTCATGCATTTACACATGCAGATAAGGGTTTACTTTATCTTTTAAAAGAATTAGCCATTAGACCAGGAATTGTAGCTAAGGAGTATATAGCAGGGAAGAGGAAAAAATATTATAATCCATTTACTTTCTTTTTACTATTAGCAGGTTTTTTTGTGCTATCTAGTACTTTCAGTGCTTCGCTCTCAGAAAAAAAAGGACCTATTCCAGAGGGTATTTCAAAAATAGAAAATCCTGTGAAAAAGGCAGAAGCAATGGAAATGTATCATAGGGTAGGTGTGGTCAAGAATTTCTTTACCAAAAATTCGAATTTTGTACAGATGATTGCTGTTCCGTTTTTTGCATTTTATTTCTGGGTCATTTATTATCGAAAACGCTATAATTATTCAGAGCATCTGGTTGCTAATTTAATGTTTGTAAGTTTTGCTAACCTAGCCTTTTCCATTATCGCTTTGCCGCTTCTAGGAGTATTAAAAGGTAGTCATTGGGAACCACTTATTCCTCTGTTGGCTTTATTGCTTCAACTTATTTATTTTGTTGTGGCTTATAAGGGCTTTGTAGAATTGAAAGGTTTTTGGCCAATGTTCAAAATCATTTTGACTACTTTAATAGGATTAATTCTTTGGGTGTTATTAACTCAATTGGGAAGTGCATTGTATGTATACCAAAACTCAAACTTTATGGATTATTTTAAACACATGGGTGGCCGATAA
- a CDS encoding glycoside hydrolase family 30 protein: MRFLSAVAFAFVLILVSCACKKSTKKTETPVTPIPPITTPLTSDVSFWLTKGDKSVLLQKQNVALNFSNTNNSNITIEVDANQVYQTIDGFGYTLTGGSATLMNSLGATEKDALIKELFSTEEGAIGVSYLRVSIGASDLSANVFTYNERPAGQTDVNQDNFSIAAEMTDLVPILKKILALNPNIKILGSPWTAPTWMKTNNAYKGGSLKPEYYQSYAKYFVKYIQAMKAQGITIDAITIQNEPLHPGNTPSMYMEAPDQALFIKSALGPAFQVAGLSTKIIVYDHNADKPEYPMTILADPAANQYVDGSAFHLYGGNISALTTVHNAYPNKNVYFTEQWVGGPGNFAEDLKWHVSTLIVGATRNWSRNVLEWNLAADANYNPHTPDGGCTTCLGAITIAPAVTRNVAYYVIAHASKFVRPGSARIGSTLNNTLANVAFKTPDGKKALIVMNTSSTDQTFNIKDNGKIVTTTLPAGAAGTYVW; the protein is encoded by the coding sequence ATGAGATTTTTATCTGCTGTTGCCTTTGCTTTTGTGTTAATTCTAGTTTCTTGTGCCTGTAAAAAAAGCACCAAGAAAACTGAAACACCTGTTACACCAATTCCGCCTATAACAACTCCTCTTACCAGCGATGTTAGCTTTTGGCTGACCAAAGGTGATAAATCAGTCCTACTGCAAAAACAAAATGTAGCCTTAAACTTTAGCAATACAAATAACAGCAACATCACTATTGAAGTAGATGCCAATCAGGTTTACCAAACAATAGATGGTTTTGGCTACACCTTAACAGGAGGAAGCGCAACCTTAATGAATAGCTTAGGTGCAACAGAAAAAGATGCCTTGATTAAAGAACTATTCTCTACCGAGGAAGGCGCAATTGGCGTGAGCTACTTACGTGTGAGCATTGGCGCCTCAGACTTAAGCGCAAATGTTTTCACTTACAACGAGCGACCAGCTGGTCAAACAGATGTAAACCAAGATAATTTCTCAATAGCCGCTGAGATGACGGATTTAGTTCCAATCTTGAAAAAGATTTTAGCCCTTAACCCTAACATCAAAATTTTAGGTTCACCTTGGACTGCTCCAACGTGGATGAAAACTAACAACGCTTATAAAGGCGGCAGTTTAAAGCCAGAGTACTATCAATCTTATGCAAAGTATTTTGTGAAATACATTCAGGCAATGAAAGCACAAGGCATTACGATAGACGCAATTACTATTCAGAATGAGCCCTTGCATCCTGGCAATACACCAAGTATGTATATGGAAGCTCCAGACCAAGCTCTATTTATTAAATCAGCATTGGGGCCAGCATTTCAAGTCGCAGGTTTAAGTACAAAAATCATTGTTTACGACCACAACGCAGATAAGCCAGAATATCCAATGACAATCTTAGCCGACCCAGCTGCAAACCAATATGTAGATGGTTCTGCCTTTCATTTGTATGGAGGAAATATTTCTGCATTAACAACTGTGCATAATGCTTATCCGAACAAAAATGTATACTTCACCGAACAATGGGTTGGCGGACCTGGAAACTTTGCCGAAGATTTAAAATGGCATGTTTCGACGTTAATTGTTGGCGCAACACGTAACTGGAGCAGGAATGTTTTAGAATGGAATTTAGCAGCAGATGCAAATTACAATCCACATACACCAGATGGTGGCTGTACCACTTGCTTAGGGGCTATAACCATTGCTCCTGCCGTGACTAGAAATGTGGCTTATTATGTAATTGCTCACGCATCCAAATTTGTAAGGCCTGGATCAGCTCGAATTGGCTCTACCTTAAATAACACTTTAGCTAATGTGGCGTTTAAAACTCCAGATGGCAAAAAAGCATTAATTGTAATGAATACAAGCTCAACCGACCAAACGTTTAACATTAAGGATAATGGAAAAATTGTAACCACAACATTGCCTGCTGGGGCAGCAGGAACCTATGTTTGGTAA
- a CDS encoding DinB family protein gives MIIENLKTIFNRDLNRLKNEIEAYEDEANLWHIAGDTKNSAGNLCLHLIGNLNTYIGAGLGKSGYIRNRELEFSLKDVPKSDLLMMIEQTIKVVDESLSALKDEDLAQEYPTLVFEDKTSTGFFLIHLTTHLTYHLGQINYHRRLLD, from the coding sequence ATGATAATTGAAAACCTCAAAACTATTTTCAATAGAGACCTTAATAGGTTAAAAAATGAAATCGAAGCGTATGAAGATGAAGCCAATCTTTGGCACATAGCTGGAGATACTAAAAATTCAGCAGGCAATTTGTGCTTACACTTAATAGGAAATTTAAACACCTACATTGGAGCTGGTCTCGGTAAGTCTGGCTATATTAGAAATAGGGAATTGGAGTTTTCTTTAAAAGATGTTCCAAAATCAGATTTATTAATGATGATTGAACAAACCATAAAGGTTGTTGATGAATCGTTGAGCGCATTAAAAGATGAAGACTTAGCACAAGAATATCCTACATTAGTTTTTGAAGATAAAACCTCAACTGGGTTTTTTCTTATTCATTTAACCACACATTTAACTTATCATTTGGGGCAAATTAATTACCATAGACGATTATTGGATTAG
- a CDS encoding HigA family addiction module antitoxin — MNNQVFNSKGAEIEIEAFHPGEFLLEEIEERGILKKDFAKALEILPNNLSLLFAGKRNISAQLALKIGKFLGTSAEYWYGMQTAYDLQMARLEEEKSEYA, encoded by the coding sequence ATGAACAATCAGGTCTTTAATTCAAAAGGTGCTGAAATTGAGATTGAAGCTTTCCATCCTGGAGAGTTTTTGTTAGAAGAAATTGAAGAAAGAGGAATTCTTAAAAAAGATTTCGCCAAAGCTTTAGAAATCCTTCCTAACAACTTAAGCCTGCTTTTTGCAGGAAAAAGAAACATTTCTGCACAACTCGCACTAAAAATTGGTAAATTTTTGGGAACTAGCGCTGAATACTGGTATGGTATGCAAACTGCTTATGATTTGCAAATGGCACGACTAGAAGAAGAAAAAAGCGAATATGCTTAA
- a CDS encoding type II toxin-antitoxin system RelE/ParE family toxin, with translation MKIKFVDEYLGVLAENKTPGKSKYPYEVEQAFKKRIFQIKQANGTQDLREIKSLHFEKLKEKRYLGKYSIRINKAYRLIFMITKEERLEVMEIEEINNHYG, from the coding sequence ATGAAAATTAAGTTTGTTGACGAGTATCTAGGTGTACTTGCCGAAAACAAAACCCCTGGTAAAAGCAAATATCCTTACGAAGTAGAACAAGCTTTTAAAAAGAGGATATTCCAGATTAAGCAAGCAAATGGCACACAAGATTTAAGAGAAATTAAATCTTTACATTTTGAAAAGCTTAAAGAAAAAAGATATTTAGGTAAATACTCCATAAGAATAAATAAAGCTTACAGGCTTATATTTATGATTACAAAGGAAGAACGCCTTGAGGTAATGGAAATTGAAGAAATTAATAATCATTACGGATAA
- a CDS encoding DNA alkylation repair protein encodes MELTAKSFIDTLMANQSDDELKKILRYFKSEEGDYGYGDEFIGVKMGFIFELAKKYNQMPIEEIELLLESNIHEARVGGVSIMDKASREKKIDKTRLAEFYHLYMRRHDRINNWDLVDLGCLYMTGLYLFDKPRDVLYQLAKSENIWERRTAILSTCYFIRKNDLKDTYQIAEMLLNDQEDLVHKATGWMLRFAGDKNKLKLITFLDKYAATMPRVLLRNAIEKFDKAEREHYLGLKKVKSK; translated from the coding sequence ATGGAGCTTACTGCCAAATCTTTTATAGACACCTTAATGGCCAATCAATCTGATGACGAATTGAAGAAAATTCTTCGTTATTTTAAATCAGAAGAAGGCGATTATGGGTATGGCGATGAATTTATTGGCGTAAAGATGGGTTTCATTTTCGAGCTTGCCAAAAAATACAACCAAATGCCAATTGAAGAAATTGAGCTTTTGTTAGAGAGCAATATTCACGAGGCAAGAGTTGGCGGTGTGAGTATCATGGATAAGGCTTCAAGAGAGAAAAAGATAGACAAAACAAGGTTAGCAGAATTCTATCACCTCTATATGCGCAGGCACGATAGAATTAACAATTGGGATTTGGTAGACCTAGGTTGTTTGTATATGACAGGCTTATATCTTTTCGACAAACCCAGAGATGTACTTTATCAGCTAGCTAAATCTGAAAACATTTGGGAACGCAGAACCGCAATTTTAAGCACGTGTTATTTTATCAGAAAAAATGATTTGAAGGATACTTATCAAATTGCAGAGATGTTGTTAAACGACCAAGAAGATTTGGTTCACAAGGCAACAGGATGGATGTTGCGTTTTGCTGGAGATAAAAACAAATTGAAATTAATTACCTTCCTAGATAAATATGCGGCAACAATGCCTCGAGTTTTACTTCGCAATGCGATAGAGAAATTTGATAAGGCAGAAAGAGAACATTATTTAGGACTGAAGAAAGTTAAAAGTAAATAA
- a CDS encoding DUF1572 domain-containing protein has translation MENDYLESAKKQFEYYKMLGDKTFAQLGEEQLFWQFNEESNSIAMIVKHLWGNMLSRWTDFLTSDGEKEWRNRDEEFENDIATKAELLEKWNTGWQCLFDAINPLTAADLNKEIYIRNQGHTVTEAINRQLAHYPYHVGQIVFLGKMLCNENWQSLSIPKGNSKTFNAEKFAQPKHKQHFTDEFLKDE, from the coding sequence ATGGAAAACGACTATTTAGAAAGTGCTAAAAAGCAATTTGAGTATTATAAAATGCTTGGCGATAAAACTTTTGCCCAACTGGGCGAAGAACAATTGTTTTGGCAATTTAATGAAGAGAGCAATAGCATTGCGATGATTGTAAAACATTTATGGGGAAATATGTTGTCTCGTTGGACAGATTTTTTAACCAGCGATGGGGAGAAAGAATGGCGAAATAGAGATGAGGAATTTGAAAATGATATTGCGACTAAAGCCGAACTACTAGAAAAATGGAATACAGGTTGGCAATGTTTATTTGACGCCATTAATCCGCTAACCGCAGCAGATTTAAATAAAGAAATTTATATTCGTAATCAGGGTCATACTGTTACTGAGGCTATCAATCGTCAGTTGGCACACTATCCCTACCACGTAGGACAAATTGTATTTTTAGGCAAAATGCTTTGTAATGAAAACTGGCAATCACTTTCTATTCCGAAAGGAAACTCTAAAACATTTAATGCTGAAAAGTTTGCTCAGCCCAAACACAAACAACACTTTACTGATGAATTTTTAAAAGACGAATAG
- a CDS encoding SDR family NAD(P)-dependent oxidoreductase, with translation MSKILIITGGSKGIGKGIIKAYLNEGFQVFSISRTSNKDFEAVTQIEFDLSKTDGIVALLTGVFENFKSTEVEKITLINNAGTLGQIGKIEDISDIEKTVQLNTVAPLILTSTFISLTKNWGGEKKIINISSGAAQKPYHGWSIYCATKAAIDMMTKTVAIEQDSVENGVEIIAIYPGVVDTEMQAQIRQSDKDSFANIDRFLELKATNSLANATTVGRQIFAIDQDNRIENGALIRVEE, from the coding sequence ATGAGTAAAATATTAATCATTACTGGCGGAAGTAAGGGAATTGGAAAAGGTATTATCAAAGCTTATCTCAATGAAGGGTTTCAGGTTTTTTCTATTTCGAGAACGAGCAATAAAGACTTTGAAGCAGTCACACAAATTGAATTCGACCTGAGTAAAACAGATGGAATTGTGGCATTACTTACTGGCGTTTTTGAAAATTTTAAATCTACTGAAGTAGAAAAAATAACGCTGATAAATAACGCAGGCACTCTGGGCCAAATTGGTAAGATTGAAGACATTTCGGATATCGAAAAAACGGTACAACTCAACACTGTTGCGCCGCTAATTTTAACATCAACTTTTATCAGCTTAACTAAAAACTGGGGTGGCGAAAAGAAAATCATTAACATTTCTTCGGGCGCTGCCCAAAAACCATATCATGGCTGGTCTATTTATTGCGCCACAAAAGCAGCTATAGATATGATGACAAAAACCGTTGCAATTGAACAAGACAGCGTAGAAAATGGCGTAGAGATTATTGCCATTTACCCTGGTGTTGTAGATACGGAAATGCAAGCACAAATTAGGCAAAGTGATAAAGATAGTTTTGCCAACATTGATAGATTTTTAGAATTAAAAGCTACTAATTCATTAGCAAATGCAACAACTGTTGGAAGACAAATATTTGCCATAGACCAAGATAATAGAATAGAAAATGGCGCTTTAATTAGAGTTGAAGAATAA
- a CDS encoding HEAT repeat domain-containing protein codes for MAFYDLTKTQRLNLVEEIRTNIQQEVETKILSLVIQYFSSEDTYIRKSAYLSCGRIYFANDFLKPKIIFTLNILLQYDDFKIRQTAINAAGEIGKIDFEIVKSFFDEGLLDKHHSPRNAVIGCIKKMGEVNPTPVLNWARQYLHHPDKEIRREICHGIELRGRKYPQDILPLLEELQFDKTARVRNTLVHVIGQIAYKKGCLATVISSLNKWENKVLVKDALAEIIDVHFRYRNFSALTQEQAKQYIDIHYI; via the coding sequence ATGGCTTTTTATGATTTAACAAAAACACAACGATTAAATCTTGTTGAAGAAATAAGAACCAATATTCAGCAAGAAGTAGAAACAAAGATATTAAGTCTAGTCATCCAATATTTTAGTAGTGAAGATACATATATTAGAAAATCGGCCTATTTAAGTTGCGGAAGAATTTATTTTGCGAATGATTTTTTAAAACCTAAAATCATTTTTACACTAAATATCCTTTTGCAATATGATGATTTTAAAATAAGGCAAACTGCAATTAATGCTGCCGGAGAAATTGGTAAAATCGATTTTGAAATTGTTAAATCATTTTTTGATGAAGGTTTACTTGACAAACACCATTCGCCCAGAAATGCAGTAATTGGCTGCATTAAAAAAATGGGAGAAGTAAATCCAACTCCTGTATTAAATTGGGCAAGGCAATATCTTCATCATCCAGATAAAGAGATTAGAAGAGAAATTTGCCATGGCATTGAACTTAGAGGCCGTAAATATCCTCAAGATATATTACCGCTACTAGAAGAATTACAATTTGATAAAACAGCAAGAGTTAGAAACACATTGGTACACGTAATTGGTCAAATTGCTTATAAAAAAGGTTGTTTGGCAACTGTAATTTCTAGCCTTAACAAATGGGAAAACAAAGTGCTTGTTAAAGATGCCTTAGCTGAAATTATTGATGTACATTTTCGATATCGGAATTTTTCTGCCTTAACACAAGAACAAGCTAAACAGTATATTGATATTCATTATATTTGA
- a CDS encoding GNAT family N-acetyltransferase: protein MITTIRTDSEHLDFIELVKHLDAYLAEIDGSEHAFYTQFNKIDKIKHVVVAYENDIPLGCGAIKELSPIAMEVKRMYTSPNGRKKGIATTILKELESWTGELGYENCLLETGIRQAEAVSLYKKCGYRRIPNYGQYIGIENSVCFKKEVEVNQLGKICYTDFNQLNSFIEDKKSGSILIDYRLLPDYEGMVLNIGIIFDTTKEKYELDLQWISFGLDLFGENLLMGYSYQFKDLKSLLSYLSVRYGIEVTDIPIKYKIDSEKFPNPFKDEDRKPIFEESWTRFKKDFAAKKFLDPRLLLVYTTPPFTEN from the coding sequence ATGATTACAACGATCAGAACCGACTCAGAGCATTTAGATTTTATTGAATTGGTTAAACATCTTGATGCTTACTTAGCAGAAATAGATGGCAGCGAACACGCTTTTTACACACAGTTTAATAAAATTGATAAGATAAAGCACGTTGTTGTTGCTTATGAAAATGATATTCCTTTGGGATGTGGTGCCATTAAAGAACTTTCTCCTATTGCTATGGAAGTAAAGCGGATGTATACATCGCCCAATGGCAGAAAAAAAGGAATTGCAACCACAATTTTAAAGGAGTTAGAAAGCTGGACTGGCGAGCTTGGTTATGAAAATTGTTTATTAGAAACTGGAATTAGACAAGCTGAGGCGGTCTCATTATATAAAAAATGTGGTTATCGTCGCATTCCAAATTATGGGCAATATATAGGTATTGAGAATAGCGTTTGCTTTAAAAAAGAAGTTGAAGTAAATCAATTAGGCAAAATATGCTACACAGATTTTAATCAATTGAACTCATTTATTGAAGATAAAAAGAGCGGGAGTATCTTAATAGATTATCGATTATTACCTGATTATGAAGGAATGGTTTTAAACATTGGAATTATCTTCGATACGACAAAGGAAAAATATGAACTTGATTTACAATGGATTTCTTTTGGACTGGATTTATTCGGAGAAAATTTATTGATGGGTTATTCTTATCAATTCAAAGACTTAAAGTCATTGCTTAGCTACTTATCTGTTAGATATGGTATTGAAGTAACTGATATTCCAATAAAATACAAAATAGACAGCGAAAAATTCCCTAACCCATTTAAGGATGAGGATCGTAAACCTATATTTGAAGAAAGCTGGACAAGGTTTAAGAAAGATTTTGCTGCTAAAAAATTTTTAGACCCAAGGTTGCTATTGGTTTATACTACCCCACCTTTTACTGAAAATTAA
- a CDS encoding rhodanese-like domain-containing protein, whose protein sequence is MKTLKLFLLILICISLFSFSKDRDEKYQCLPCGRDCDKAVFDKPGECTHCHMKLVKSATVTFKNIRPTSICDYIKANPKAILLDVRTKDEFDGKTDPNFGTLKNAINIPIQQLEERFSELDKYKNQTIVVYCSHSHRSPQAAYLLNQKGFRNIVNMSGGMSEVTAKDCKK, encoded by the coding sequence ATGAAAACCTTGAAATTATTCTTACTTATTCTTATCTGTATTTCCTTATTCTCATTTAGTAAAGATAGAGACGAAAAGTATCAATGTTTACCCTGCGGCCGTGATTGCGACAAAGCGGTTTTTGACAAACCAGGTGAATGCACACATTGCCATATGAAATTAGTTAAATCGGCCACTGTTACTTTTAAAAACATTAGACCTACTTCTATATGTGATTACATTAAAGCTAATCCAAAAGCTATTCTATTAGATGTACGTACCAAGGATGAGTTTGATGGTAAAACCGACCCCAACTTTGGAACATTGAAAAATGCCATCAACATACCAATTCAACAACTAGAGGAAAGATTTTCAGAATTAGACAAATACAAAAACCAAACTATTGTTGTTTATTGCTCACATAGCCATAGAAGTCCGCAGGCTGCTTATTTATTAAATCAAAAAGGTTTTAGAAATATTGTTAATATGTCTGGCGGAATGAGTGAAGTAACCGCTAAAGACTGCAAAAAATAA
- a CDS encoding VOC family protein: MLTYINPKLPMRNKAITRDFYINKLGFEQLGKEDYDGYLMLKKDNIEIHFFEFAGLDPAENYGQVYIRTDHIEEWYGLALAKQLNIPQAGHLHLKPWGQKEFALLDPDSNSLTFGQAI, translated from the coding sequence ATGCTTACATACATCAACCCAAAACTCCCAATGCGTAATAAAGCCATTACTAGGGATTTTTACATCAACAAACTAGGTTTTGAACAATTAGGCAAAGAAGATTATGATGGTTACCTAATGTTAAAAAAAGACAATATCGAAATTCACTTTTTTGAGTTTGCAGGTTTAGACCCTGCAGAAAATTATGGTCAGGTTTACATTAGAACAGATCATATTGAAGAATGGTATGGCTTGGCCTTAGCAAAACAATTAAACATTCCACAGGCAGGGCATTTGCATCTTAAACCTTGGGGACAAAAGGAATTTGCCTTGCTAGATCCAGACAGTAATTCCTTAACTTTCGGACAAGCCATTTAA
- a CDS encoding KOW motif-containing protein translates to METTLKDGDQCNVIAGTHKGKSGKIGDINLSKGGHITITVTQDNGVRFKTLGKNVAVTM, encoded by the coding sequence ATGGAAACAACACTAAAAGACGGCGACCAATGCAATGTCATTGCTGGGACACACAAAGGTAAATCTGGAAAAATTGGTGACATCAATCTCAGTAAAGGTGGTCATATTACCATTACGGTTACGCAAGATAATGGTGTACGCTTTAAAACGCTTGGCAAAAACGTAGCTGTAACAATGTGA